The Lonchura striata isolate bLonStr1 chromosome 25, bLonStr1.mat, whole genome shotgun sequence genomic sequence ctcccagggaacaattcccaattcccagtctcccacccatccctgccctctggcagtgggagccactccctgggtcctgtccctccatcccttgtccccagtccctctccagctctcctggagcccctttgggggctctgagctctccctggagccttctcacCTCCCCAGGGAGGGATTCATGGAATATGGCAGTGCTGGATTGGTCCAtgcccctggcagtgtccccttCATCCCCTTGTACCAATGCCAGGGCTGTGGCCACCAGCACCAGGGTCACTCCATGGTGTCACCATCTCACATCTGCTCCCCTTCCTAATTCAGCAAATTTTACTGCCAAACATTTTTTGATCAACTCAATTTCCCCATATCTGggattttaaacaaattaacTGGTTGAAAAAACAATTTTCGAGTGCTGCTTTTAGACATCCCTTTTAAAATTGCATCTCAGTTTCCATCCAAAAGTGGAATGGCCCAAATCCCAGGCAAAAAATTGTCACCTGGAGAATAAGGAATTCATAATTCCAGGGGCTTCATCTCATAGCAGTGGAAAAATTAAGCAATAAATGCATATGGAGGTGCATAAATGCTTAAGTAACTCTGCAGAGATGTCATTTATCTTTCAGCTTAGCAGGGAAAAGCCAAATTGATTGGAAAAGGTCCATTTTGCAACCTGAATTGTGCCAACCAAAGGGAAGGAATCTCATGGCAGGAAAATATCCGAGAAGCGGGAACGCATAATTAAAATCTGGATTTAATCCTGGGTTCCTGCTGCCCCCGTCCATCTGAGCTGCATTCATCCCTTTCCCTGCATGCACCAGCGTGGGAAGCGTGACTCCAGGACAGGCTCAGATCCCATGGATGGACAGGGTGGGAGGGCTCTGGGATCTCCTTATTcctgcccaatctcccatccagccctgccctctggcagtgggagccattccctgtgtgctgtcgctccatccctggagcttctcctctccaggtgagcacccccagctctcccagcctttcctcttcCATTCCTTGCACCATTTCTGTGACATCCTCTGGACTATGGGGGCTACAGATTCCAGAggagtccctggagaggctccAAAGGCTCCtttggagccaggctggcagagctgggggtgctcacctgcagaggagaagctccagggagagctcagagcccctggcagggcctgaaggggctccaggagagctggagagggactggggacaagggatggagggacaggacccagggaatggctcccactgccagagggcagggatgggtgggagattgggaattgggaattgttccctgggagggtgggcagccctggcacaggtgcccagagcagctgtggtgcccctggagccctggcagtgcccaaggccaggctggacagggctggagcagcctgggacagtgggaggtgtccctgccatggcaggggtggcactgggtgggatttagggTCCCTTtcatccaaaccattccaggattccctgCTCTCATGGCCCCAAGAAATGAAGTGACTGCTCCCAGTGCTGATCCCTATTCTGTGCTCTCCTCCCTGATCCTCCAGAGCAAAAGCCAAGCCCCACTTTGGCATTGTGGATGCAAatccctccctgccaggactGACACCCCCAGGCTGAAATCAGGAAATTCATCAGACCTGTCCAGTTCCACATTCCCTGGCTGGGAATGGACATGGCTCCATGAATAATGTGCATCTGCAGGGTTAATgatgcagctgtgctgggacaggagctggcCTGGAATGGGATGTCCTTGTCCCATCCTGGGCTGCTGCATCACAAATTCCCCTAGCCCCAAGTCTGGGAAATTGGAGAATGATTTAAACAGGGATTCAGTGCTGGATAGGGAAGCAAAAGTCATTTAAGTTGGTGACTCGCAGCAAGCCTTGCATGATTTCCTTCTGTCCTTGGGGACACATCCCGAGCTGAGCCTCCCGGTGCAAATATCCAACATAAATCTGGGTTATTTTGGGAGCCATGGGTaaatcccagcccttcccacacgcAGGGTGTTCCCACAGGAGGTCGGTCTGAcgcagccccaggagctcccaggtcCCTCCCCGAACGGGGATCCCAGCGCCGGGAGAGGATCCCGAGGTTCCAGGGGCAGAGCCAGGATGCTCCCGGCTCCTgcgggcacggcccggccccggaTCGGGGACAGCGGTGCCGCGGGGCTGCGGGTCACCCGCGCGTCCCCTCCTGGTGTCACCGCCCTCCTCTCCTGGTGTCaccgctgtcccctcctggtGTCACCCGCGCGTCCCCTCCTGGTGTCACCGCTGTCCTCTCCTGGTGTCACCGCCGTCCCCTCCTGGTGTCACCGCCCTCCTCTCCTGGTGTCACCGCCCTCCTCTCCTGGTGTCACCGCCTGGTGTCACCGCCGTCCTCTCCTGGTGTCACCGCCCTCCTCTCCTGGTGTCACCGCCCTCCTCTCCTGGTGTCACCGCCGTCCCCTCCTGGTGTCACCGCTGTCCTCTCCCTCCCAGGCTGCCCGACCGAGTGGGACGGGGTCAGCTGCTGGCCCGCCCTGCCCCCTGGCCAGTCCCGAGATGTCGCCTGTCCCGAGATCCTGAACGTCTTCAAGAAGTCCAAAGGTCTGAATCCAGCGGGGATCGCTCATCCCACGGACCCACCCACTCTCCCCGGGCCCCCAAGCCGCCGCAGCccttccctcccaccccacagctcctgcccctccaaaCAAATGTCCTCGGTGTCAGCCCCGCTCCCGGCAGGGACGGGAAAAGCAGAGATTcagggagctgccacagcaGGACCCAAATCCCTTCATCCTCTCTGGGCGGAGCTCTTGGTGTCCTCATCCTCCACCCTGGTGACACCAGGGCAGTCCCCTTGCTCCTCCTTTCCCACACACCAGCCCAGTGATCCCGAGCTGCCTCTGTCTCTCCTGGAGGGTGGGAAGGAGAGCTCCCACCCAGAACATTCCAGCACTTCCTCAGACAGGAGTAATTTGGGAAATGCTTGCTTTGGGGCAGGAACAGCTCAGGAGAGGCTCGATGGAGCCCTCACAGGATGAATGAGCACTTTAATAACTTTAATTCCCAATTCTCTTCTGCTGGAGGGATCTGGGCTTGCTTTCACACCCTGTCCAAAGTtttcctggcagctccaggcacGGGGCCAGAGGGGGCAATGGGATCCAGAAAGGATGGGGTGGcaatgggatttgggatggagggatggggtCTGGGAGGGAAGGGCATTGATAGGATGCAGAAGGAGCAATGGGGTCTgggagggatgggacagccCATGGGTACcatgctgctgtccctgtctgtTCCAGGCCAGGCATTTTGGGGGTGCCATCAGAGGTGACACCTGTGGCTCCCCTGAGGTCCCTCCTTGTCCTGCAGGGCTGATCCAGAGGAATTGCACTgagtggggctggagcccccccagccccccctaCCATAGTGCCTGCCAGCTGGAGACCCTTGGCAGCAACAATGACACCGAGGCCAAGGCACGTGGGacccctggggctgtggggaactgtccccatgtctccatgtccctgtgtccctgtgctaCCCTATCCCCATGTCCACATGGCCCCATGGCCGCatatccccatgtccccatgtccctatggccccatgtccccatgtccccatggccccatgtccccatggccccatgtccccatgtccccactgGGCAAAGAACCATGGAGATGCTCCCAGGTTACCCCATTGCCTCCCGGCTGTCCCTGCTTGTCCCACACCAGAACTTCCCAGTCCCTGTGCCCTCACTCCACTGGTGCTGTTCCCTTCCAGAGAGGCCATTTTGTCACCATAAAGGTGCTCTACACCTGTGGCTACTCCACGTCGCTGGCAGCACTGCTCCTGGCCATTGCCATCTTCTGCTGCTTCAGgtagggctgggagctgctccagctccacgGGCTGGAGGGACAAGGGATAAATCCCAGCAGGAACGGctgcctccagcctggcccctcctggagcagccaggaccCATCCCAGGCATCAGGAAAActgggaaggcaggagaggaaTGGCACCAGTATGCTTCCCTGGTGGCCCTCACGAGTTCTGGTTTTGCAGatgtccctgtgctgcaggtttGGGCTCTCCACAGCTTTCTGGGATGTGCCCTTGTCCTTGAGCAGCTTCAAGCACAGCACAACCCTGCTTTTCCTGATTTTAGAGCAGGAAAGCTTCTCAAGGGGCTTTGAGACCATCACCAGCAGTGATCCCTGGGAAGGGGACACCAAAGCACCTCCTATGCCCCTGTTCCGGCCCAGCCCATCTTTCCCTCCTGCAGGAAGTTGCACTGCACCAGGAATTCCATCCACATCCACTTCTTCACCTCCTTCATCCTGCGGGGCACGGCCGTGTTCATCAAGGACCGCGTCCTCTTCTCAGACGAGTCCATTGACCACTGCACAATGTCCACGGtaaatcccaaaccccagcccCGGAGCGcggcagggagagcagcaggagctccttGGGAAGGGGCTGCTGGGACCCGGGGGGGATTTATCactgcagagaggagagagagaggctgTGGGATGGAGGAAATTCTGTCCTGAGTGGCTCTGGGGAGGTTCAgcatttctgcatttccttctgTGCAGCGCACAAGTTCTGTCCTCAAAACTGCCACTGGCCTCAGGCTGTGTGTCCCCAGTGGAGCTAAAGCTCAGCACAGCCCACCAGCACCAGGTACTGCTCAGATCTGAGGTTTTCATTCCAATCAGGAACCCCTGAGTGCAGATACAACACTGAGAATACCACAGACACAACCACGGGGTTTTAAAAGATCCTGCAAAAACAGCCTGTGGTCACCTGCTCTggggcacaggcagagcagaacCTGGTGCAGGTGAtgtgaggggctgggacagagtCCCTGGGGCTGCACTGAAAGGTCATCACTGGAAGGTCATCACACATGTCCCCAAGGGGGTGGATAGGAGGGTGACCATCGCCTGTGCCCCAGGACAGGGTGGGCTGCACCCTGAGTCGTCCCCTCCTCCCCTGGCAGGTGACCTGCAAAGCAGCCATCACCTTCTTCCAGTACTCCGTGCTGGCCAACTTCTACTGGCTGCTGGTGGAGGGGCTGTACCTGcagacgctgctgctgctcaccttCACCTGCGACAGGAGCTACACCTGGGGCTACGTCCTCATCGGCTGGGGtgagcctgggcacagcccgCACGTCCCTGCACATCCCGGGCAGGAACCACCTGGGAATGGCCTGATCTGAGATCCATCTAGCCCCCAGCATGTCCCCACCCCAGCATCTCCTGCACGCCCTTGGTGGgcaccctgctcctgccagacCCCAGAGCTGCGGGGGAAGCCTGGCCTCTTCAGGACAcgtcctccctccttcccacacCCACCTGGAGCTGGGAACACCCATCCCAGGTGCCTGGGTGTGATGGAAGAGCGTGGGGGCAGGAGAGTGGCCAGGAGgtgacacagacacagcaccaTCAGTGGGCACCACTTCCTTCTCCTGGAGAAGGTGGGAAGGTTGTCAGCTTCCTGCCACATCCAGAGCTGAGCTAGACACGTTTCtcgggacaagggacagagggtggcacaggggctTCCCAGAGCACTGAAGGGACCATCCCTGTCTGTGTCCTGTCCTTGCAGGCGTCCCCATGGTCACAGTTGTGGTGTGGGTGCTCACCAGGCTCCAGTATGACAACCATGGGTAAGAGCAGCTGTCCCTTGGCCTTGCCCAGGCCACCGCAGCCATGTGTCCCAGTCCAAGTGCTGGGAAATGAGCCTTTGGCATGGGAGGCTCAGGAGGGGAGGACCGGGCcagcattttatttaaatgttgcTTCTGTTTTCTGGTGGATCCTGTGGCAGGAGGGGTGCAAAGGGGTCAGGGGCCAGGCCAAAGAAATATcagggggacagcagggccACGCGGGTCCCAGTGGATGCCAGAGCCATCTCCTGTCCCATAGGTGCTGGGATGACTACTCCAGCCTGTACTGGTGGGTGATCAAGGCTCCCATCCTCCTGGCCATATTTGTGAGTGTGTCCCTGAgagtcccagcccagagccagagtCCCACATGGCCAGGGGACCTGGccaggggctgtgcagagccTGAGACATGGCCTTCTGGGACAGGTGAacttcctcatcttcctcaacGTCACCAGGATGTTGGCACAGAAGATCCGGTGCCCGGACCTCAGCAGAACCCACAAGCAGCAGTACATGtaagggcacagggctgtgcccaccctggggtctggggtcccagGGCAGAGGGACCCTCCctggaggagcacagaggaCAGTGCTGGAGCCTCCAAGACCTGCCTTTCACAGAGAACTTGCTTGGGGTTAAGACCAAGGTTTTGGGGAGGTCTCATGGGGCAGCAGAGCACCCAGACCCCCCTCACTCTCCACAGGAGGTTGACCAAGTCCACGCTGCTGCTCATCCCCCTCTTCGGGGTGCACTACGTGGTGTTCGCGCTCTTCCCTGAGCACGTGGGTGTGGACGTCCGGCTCTACTTCGAGCTGGTGCTTGGCTCCTACCAGGTGAGATGGGCAGGGAAAGGTCCCCTGGCCCCTCCCCAAATCACACCAGGAGCCCCTGGAATGTGGGGCTTGGGCCTCTTTTGGGAGACGGTGCCCCCAGACACCTGGGGCAGGGCACAAGGGTTGGGCCTGGAGAACATGGCATTGATTTCCTCTGTGGTGGGTCAGAGGTGTGGGAGGAGGTAAAGGCAGGGAGAAGATGAGCACAGAGGGGTCCAGCCCCTTCCTCTGGGTGAAAATTGTTCTGCCTGTCCTCTCCAGGGCTTCCTGGTGGCTCTGCTCTACTGTTTCCTCAACGGAGAGGTGAGTGTGTGTCCCCACCCCAaccctgggcaccagagtgggcacagggacaccccaagagtGCCCCAAAGCCAGAGGTGGGCAGGGACAGTTCCCACCCCTTGCCCCCCCATTCCCATCCGCTGGGAGCTGCTCGGTGTCCCTCGGTGCCAGCACCTCCCGTGGTGTTGCTGCAGGTCCAGGCTGAGATCAGGAGGAACTGGGGCACGTGGCAAAGGTCCATGGAGAGCAACGTCTTCAACCTGGCCACCCAGGACTTCTCAGCGTGACCAGGACAGCGCTCCTGGagtggtgctgctggaggagcaccTCCATGGCTGCGGCCCCAGAAAGACCCAAACTCTcttgattttgggggttctgggtcTGACACCCTCAGAGGGTGTTGGGAACTACCATGGGagaggctctgcctgctccctgctggtGGATCTTGCACCCTGTGGTAGCACTCACCCCCAGAGCTCTCACTGCTCACTGAGAAGCAggcaaagagaaggaaagtTCTCCACTTTTCTGCCTGAAATTGGGAAGGAAACACAAAAATCCTTCACCCAAAGACAgctggtggtttttgtttgcattGAAGGATaaggagcagcactgacacTGAAGGGATTCACTGATGGatgttttccctttccttggTTTAGAAAATCATTTCACTTCTGGGAAGATTCCTAAACACAGCCAGGAGCCCCCCTGGGGTTGGGGGAAGGATACAGAGAGAGGCAAAACCCCACAGCTCTACAAGAGATCCCCAATAGCCTCCAGACCCAGTTCCTCCCCAGTTCCCAAAATACTTCCCTTTCCCCATGTGGGTTGATTGGAGATGTTCCCTTGCCAGGAGAGTTCTCCCAGTCCTTTGCTCTGAGGAATGGGACTCACCTGGCTtccctggggggggggggggtcggTCTTTTTCCAGGAATAGGAGGGGTTTTGCCAATAAAATCTCATTCTCAAGTGCAGCCTCACTTTTCAGAGGGTTGGTTTGTTCCAGAAACCCAGAGAATTTGGGActgggggtgctgcaggatGAAAACCCTGCCCATGATGGAATGCCTGGAAGTACCTCCCAGgaaatctctgcttttccccTGCCTGGTGAAGCTCACAGAGAGGAAATGAatgaggaaggtgaggaagagCTCAAGGTGGGGGCACCACGAGCTGTCCCAGAGGTCCTGGGGTGCCCTGCCCCCTCTGGGtcacagctgtccccaccaccCCACAGCCTGTTCCACCACCATGAACATCCTTCATCCCCCAGACTGAGCTCCTGCCCTGGAAAATGGTGCCTCCAGGAGCAAGAGAGGCCCCAGATGCCCTTTTGCCAAACTTCCTGGCCTCTCCCATGCTCCTGAGACCGGAGCCACCCGATCCCAGCCTCGCTTCTCACTCTGCCTGGGTTGTCATTTCTCTGTGGTGCCACATGTCCTTCCCTAAATAAACCCCACTTGCTGGCCCCTGTCCAGACTGCAGGATCTCCAGAGATCCCATGGGAGGGCACTGAGAGGaaacagagccccagagctgatTTAAGGTGAGATGGGAGATATATATTCCAATAAAAACCCTTCCAGAGCCAGTACATCCTGAATGATGAGGAACCCTCCAGAGGAGCTCAGGAACTGTTAAATAAATCCCTGTCTGCAGCCAGGAAGGGACCAGAGGTGAATAGAATCCCTCTCCATCATCAGTGAGGATGGGATGATTGCAGGGATGAGACAGGAGCAGATTGAGCAGGATTGAGGATGCTCAGTGGGAACACCTATTTTCAGAAAACTTTGAAAAACTCTGGAATTGCACTTCCATTTGCAGATGGCGTTTTGAGGTGAtaaatgaccccaaatgacccTCTGGGGTTTGCTGGGCTTTGAACCCCATGGGACTTTGAGGCCCCTTCAGGACAGGAGGGGACTGGGAATCACCCTCAGCCTGCAGGAAAGGTTTTCCAAAGGCTCCCAGCACGGACTCCACCCTGCAGCTGCTAAAGATCGTGGAAAGGGATCTTAAAGTGTTGAAACAGACCTTAAAGCTCATGGCAGGGAAACCTCccgctgtcccaggctgctccaagccccctccaacctggccttgggcacttccagggctccaggggcaccacagctgctctgggtatcctgtgccagggcctgcccaccctcgcaggtgttacagtgagctcatggacactctgtgcccccttccccgggaccctgcgactctgatcaagataatcctggacccctcctttctgccccaacggggttggcggagagccagggaagcccaccctgtccaaagtctatatagaccccagacatttcctgttcatcctcttttgccccgctctccccttggacaccacagaataaagagagctgaaccaacatatcaggggtaagagcctcttttggaaatctttgtcatgtcctgatattcctcccctcacagcctcggacctctgggctagcctgattatttagggggctgtgtgagggggAGAACGTAACGcaaggaggaatttcttccgaAGACCGTCACCTTCTCAGGGATTTTTTCCACCCTGGACGATCCTGAGGCTGTGTTCGGGGGTTCTGGCTCTAATACCCGCATCCTGCCCCAGCACGGCCGCAGTGCCGCAGCCTGGCACGCCGCTcgccccggtgtccccgcggtGCCGCGTGTCCCCGCAGGCCCGGGCGCTGTCCGGGCACGGGGAGTTTAGCCCGGAGCCGGAGGGTGGCACTGCGGCCCCGCGGCAGCGGCGCGGGCAGCGCTGGAGCGCGGCGAGCCCGCGGGGCGCAGCGGGGCGACCGCGGCCACGGCCCGGCTCCGAGAGCCCCAGCCAGTGAGGAAAGGGTCACCCTGCTCGGGGCATAGAGCCGGGACAGCCCGGCAGCCCG encodes the following:
- the LOC110479564 gene encoding vasoactive intestinal polypeptide receptor 1, which produces MTPFPQLHEANSTIPCFSCLPSPLPKVQGTHPDCSVVLHFQKRKAECLQRMRSERHSPGQAGQGCPTEWDGVSCWPALPPGQSRDVACPEILNVFKKSKGLIQRNCTEWGWSPPSPPYHSACQLETLGSNNDTEAKRGHFVTIKVLYTCGYSTSLAALLLAIAIFCCFRKLHCTRNSIHIHFFTSFILRGTAVFIKDRVLFSDESIDHCTMSTVTCKAAITFFQYSVLANFYWLLVEGLYLQTLLLLTFTCDRSYTWGYVLIGWGVPMVTVVVWVLTRLQYDNHGCWDDYSSLYWWVIKAPILLAIFVNFLIFLNVTRMLAQKIRCPDLSRTHKQQYMRLTKSTLLLIPLFGVHYVVFALFPEHVGVDVRLYFELVLGSYQGFLVALLYCFLNGEVQAEIRRNWGTWQRSMESNVFNLATQDFSA